One genomic window of uncultured Desulfovibrio sp. includes the following:
- the mlaD gene encoding outer membrane lipid asymmetry maintenance protein MlaD, giving the protein MNSFRQTAVGIFVLLGLVCVAYLTIKLGRMELFEQDGFALTARFNSVSGLRVGADVEMAGVPVGRVTAIALDSDPTRRQALVHLMLDTDLKLSTDTIASVKTSGLIGDKYVSLTPGGADEILASGDMIDETESAVDLESLIGKYAFGGV; this is encoded by the coding sequence ATGAACAGTTTTCGACAGACTGCCGTGGGAATTTTTGTGCTGCTGGGACTTGTCTGCGTGGCCTATCTCACCATCAAGCTGGGGCGCATGGAGCTTTTTGAGCAGGACGGCTTTGCCCTGACTGCCCGCTTCAATTCCGTGTCCGGCCTGCGCGTGGGGGCCGATGTGGAAATGGCCGGCGTGCCCGTGGGCCGCGTGACGGCCATTGCCCTGGATAGTGACCCCACGCGGCGTCAGGCCCTGGTGCATCTGATGCTGGATACGGACCTGAAACTCTCCACCGATACCATTGCCTCGGTGAAGACCAGCGGCCTCATCGGGGACAAGTATGTCAGCCTGACGCCCGGCGGTGCGGACGAGATTCTGGCATCCGGGGACATGATTGACGAAACCGAGTCAGCCGTGGATCTTGAATCGCTCATTGGAAAGTACGCCTTCGGAGGTGTGTAA
- a CDS encoding MFS transporter gives MKSVSLRRTWVAIVFFFFCLGMVYGLLTARIPALSQQIGADEAVIGMAMLSLGCGSLGGFAAMHLLQRRYSTRSVLRAGSLALLAFLPLCALAGNALLFCVGCGALGFAFALSDVSVNTQGLLLEHRFRRSCLSGLHAGYSLGGLSGSALGAVFAGLGLSPLVTFGSMAALLLLVWLWAGRHLLPDPAFSHTPAATAPARQGVPGVIIICGFLAMAAFAVEGACAEWSGLLLHTVKGADESTAALGFGAFSVAIAVGRLFGDALRRKVGDLRLILGSSLLAALGSALVLASPWPLLCLAGYALTGLGAAPIMPTMLSRAGARADITPQRATTVIATLGYAGLLVIPPSIGWLARWAGLETALLLPLCLALVLAASSVLFRQKGGI, from the coding sequence ATGAAATCAGTTTCCCTGCGGCGAACCTGGGTCGCCATTGTCTTCTTTTTCTTCTGTCTCGGCATGGTCTATGGTCTGCTCACCGCCCGCATCCCGGCCCTGAGCCAGCAGATCGGCGCCGATGAAGCCGTCATCGGCATGGCCATGCTCAGTCTGGGCTGCGGCAGTCTGGGCGGCTTTGCTGCCATGCACCTGCTGCAACGCCGCTACAGCACCCGAAGCGTCCTGCGTGCGGGCAGCCTGGCCCTGCTGGCCTTTCTGCCGCTCTGCGCGCTGGCAGGCAATGCCCTGCTCTTCTGCGTGGGCTGCGGTGCGCTGGGCTTTGCCTTTGCCCTGTCCGATGTGTCCGTCAATACGCAGGGCCTGCTGCTGGAACACCGCTTCCGGCGCAGCTGCCTTTCCGGCCTGCATGCAGGCTACAGCCTGGGCGGTCTGAGCGGTTCGGCGCTGGGAGCGGTTTTTGCCGGACTGGGACTTTCGCCCCTGGTGACCTTTGGCAGTATGGCCGCGCTGCTTCTGCTTGTCTGGCTGTGGGCCGGACGCCACCTGCTGCCGGACCCGGCCTTTTCGCACACGCCCGCTGCCACGGCCCCGGCCAGACAGGGCGTTCCCGGTGTGATCATCATCTGCGGCTTTCTGGCCATGGCGGCCTTTGCCGTGGAAGGGGCCTGCGCCGAATGGAGCGGCCTGCTGCTGCATACGGTGAAGGGCGCGGACGAAAGCACGGCCGCCCTGGGCTTTGGCGCCTTTTCCGTGGCCATTGCCGTGGGGCGCCTGTTTGGCGACGCCCTGCGCCGGAAGGTGGGCGATCTGCGGCTTATTCTGGGCAGTTCCCTGCTGGCTGCGCTGGGATCGGCCCTGGTGCTGGCATCGCCCTGGCCGCTGCTCTGCCTGGCCGGCTATGCCCTGACCGGCCTGGGGGCCGCCCCCATCATGCCCACCATGCTGAGCCGGGCCGGCGCCAGGGCAGACATCACGCCGCAGCGGGCCACCACGGTCATTGCCACCCTGGGCTATGCCGGCCTGCTTGTCATTCCGCCCTCCATCGGCTGGCTGGCGCGCTGGGCAGGACTGGAAACAGCCCTGCTGCTTCCCCTGTGCCTGGCTTTGGTGCTGGCCGCAAGCAGCGTGCTCTTCCGCCAGAAGGGCGGCATCTGA
- a CDS encoding MerR family transcriptional regulator, producing the protein MPRRYTSGQFARFCHTTKETLFHYERLGLLRPRQTGANGYRYYDARQFLRFDMISLFREAGTPLRDIACLLDAPSGEDILRLLDARACQLREEQQRLARREALVQDILRVAHEARSTPMDRLLLRDMPALDLEMQPASPHDLSRVDGMVHASALFMEAYRSSGRNPGMPVGICYSAHAFLAGDLRQGAFFAPAADDTPPACRCCLPAAHCAVYAHQGSWESLLACWRTLPDLLAGQGWRPAGPVLMLDMGSYALLASDTEYIMHCRIPVVPA; encoded by the coding sequence ATGCCCCGCCGCTATACCAGCGGGCAGTTCGCCCGTTTCTGCCACACCACCAAGGAAACCTTGTTTCACTATGAGCGCCTGGGGCTGCTCCGGCCACGGCAGACAGGGGCCAACGGTTACCGCTACTACGATGCCCGGCAATTCCTGCGCTTTGACATGATTTCCCTGTTTCGGGAAGCGGGAACACCCCTGCGGGACATTGCCTGCCTCCTGGATGCCCCGTCGGGAGAGGATATTCTCCGGCTGCTGGACGCACGGGCCTGCCAGCTGCGGGAAGAACAGCAGCGTCTGGCCCGGCGGGAAGCCCTGGTGCAGGATATCCTGCGCGTGGCGCACGAGGCCCGCTCCACCCCCATGGACCGGCTGCTGCTGCGGGACATGCCGGCCCTGGACCTGGAAATGCAGCCGGCAAGCCCGCATGATCTCAGCCGGGTGGACGGCATGGTGCATGCCAGCGCCCTGTTCATGGAAGCCTACCGCAGCAGCGGGCGCAATCCCGGCATGCCTGTGGGGATTTGTTACAGCGCCCATGCCTTTCTTGCCGGAGACCTGCGCCAGGGGGCATTTTTTGCACCAGCGGCGGACGATACCCCGCCGGCATGCCGTTGCTGCCTGCCGGCGGCACATTGCGCCGTCTATGCCCATCAGGGCAGCTGGGAATCCCTGCTTGCCTGCTGGCGCACCCTGCCTGACCTGCTGGCCGGGCAGGGCTGGCGGCCTGCCGGTCCGGTGCTGATGCTGGATATGGGCAGTTATGCCCTGCTGGCTTCCGATACGGAATATATCATGCACTGCCGCATCCCTGTGGTGCCCGCGTGA
- a CDS encoding ABC transporter permease, with protein MNGINWRRFATIVRKELLVLMSNRVSRVMLALPPLMQIVVFGWAATLEVRNVDVAILDHDNGALGREIVHRLQGSPTFRHVFFLQNEADLRPAIEEERALMAIVLAQDLSRRAAAGQPVEVQVLLDGRRSNAAQIAGYYLQSMLNDVGAATPLGQQMQGAAAGAPRLDIRVRRWFNPNLEFQWFFLPNLIGMLCFMLGLIVTGLSVAREREVGTFDQLLVSPATPTEIALAKLMPGCVVGLVHGTIFLLVSTLGFGVPFTGSLLLLYAAILTFALASGGMGLMVSSLSATQQQAFLGAFTVGVPCILISGAVTPVINMPAFLQHASQLNPVRHFTAIVQGLFLRDMSLSAALLNLGKIAAIAVVCVGVAVWMFRRRF; from the coding sequence ATGAACGGCATCAACTGGCGCCGCTTTGCCACCATTGTCCGCAAGGAACTGCTCGTTCTCATGAGCAACCGCGTGTCGCGCGTCATGCTTGCGCTGCCGCCCCTCATGCAGATCGTGGTTTTCGGCTGGGCCGCCACCCTGGAAGTGCGCAATGTGGACGTGGCCATTCTGGACCATGACAACGGCGCATTGGGCCGGGAAATCGTGCACCGCCTGCAAGGCTCCCCCACCTTCCGCCACGTCTTCTTTCTGCAGAACGAGGCCGACCTCCGCCCTGCCATTGAAGAGGAACGGGCGCTCATGGCCATTGTGCTGGCCCAGGACCTTTCCCGGCGTGCGGCTGCCGGCCAGCCCGTGGAGGTGCAGGTGCTGCTGGACGGGCGCCGCTCCAACGCGGCGCAGATTGCCGGCTACTACCTGCAAAGCATGCTGAACGACGTGGGCGCAGCCACGCCGCTGGGGCAGCAGATGCAGGGCGCAGCCGCGGGCGCTCCCCGTCTGGACATCCGCGTGCGGCGCTGGTTCAATCCCAATCTGGAATTTCAGTGGTTTTTTCTGCCCAATCTCATCGGCATGCTCTGCTTCATGCTGGGCCTCATCGTCACCGGGCTTTCCGTGGCCAGAGAACGCGAGGTGGGCACCTTTGACCAGCTGCTGGTCTCGCCGGCCACGCCCACGGAAATTGCCCTGGCCAAGCTCATGCCCGGCTGTGTGGTGGGACTGGTACACGGCACCATCTTTCTGCTGGTTTCCACCCTGGGTTTCGGCGTGCCCTTCACCGGCTCCCTCCTGCTGCTGTATGCTGCCATCCTGACCTTTGCCCTGGCCTCCGGCGGCATGGGCCTCATGGTCTCCTCCCTTTCCGCCACCCAGCAGCAGGCTTTTCTGGGCGCCTTTACCGTGGGCGTTCCCTGCATTCTCATTTCCGGCGCCGTCACTCCGGTCATCAACATGCCGGCCTTTCTGCAGCATGCCAGCCAGCTCAATCCCGTACGGCATTTCACGGCCATTGTGCAGGGCCTGTTCCTGCGCGACATGTCCCTGTCGGCTGCCCTGCTCAACCTGGGCAAGATCGCCGCCATTGCCGTGGTCTGCGTTGGTGTGGCGGTCTGGATGTTTCGGCGGCGCTTCTGA
- a CDS encoding ABC transporter substrate-binding protein, with protein sequence MARVFRLSFLACAVLLLVLSAAGAQAASPARETLEQSVNQILDCIKDPAFANAASRPAQRDKIAVIVKKVFDFREFAIRTAGPRWKTFNAGQQQRFTDAFADLLLTTYISKIDGYGGEQVAYTGEVANSAGTRVEVRTVITMSDRKKIPVAYRMMLKDGKWRCYDVLIENVSLVKNYRTQFQDILNNATPDELIARVQAKAREASANAH encoded by the coding sequence ATGGCGCGCGTATTTCGTCTTTCTTTTCTGGCCTGTGCCGTGCTCCTGCTGGTCCTGTCTGCTGCCGGCGCACAGGCAGCCAGTCCGGCCCGCGAGACGCTGGAGCAGTCCGTCAACCAGATTCTGGACTGCATCAAGGACCCGGCCTTTGCCAATGCCGCAAGCCGTCCCGCCCAGCGGGACAAAATTGCCGTTATTGTGAAAAAGGTTTTCGATTTCCGCGAATTTGCCATCCGCACGGCCGGTCCGCGCTGGAAAACCTTCAATGCCGGCCAGCAGCAGCGCTTTACCGATGCCTTTGCGGACCTTCTGCTCACCACCTACATCAGCAAGATTGACGGCTACGGTGGCGAACAGGTGGCCTATACCGGTGAAGTGGCCAATTCTGCCGGGACCCGGGTGGAAGTCCGCACTGTCATCACCATGAGCGACAGAAAAAAGATTCCCGTGGCCTATCGCATGATGCTCAAGGACGGAAAGTGGCGCTGCTATGACGTGCTCATTGAAAACGTGAGCCTTGTCAAGAATTACCGGACGCAGTTCCAGGATATTCTCAATAACGCCACCCCGGACGAGCTGATCGCCCGGGTGCAGGCCAAGGCCAGAGAAGCGTCCGCCAATGCGCACTGA
- a CDS encoding VacJ family lipoprotein yields the protein MRTDTLNASRTCRNARRRAAVLVAVVLLCLGLACGQALAKPNYTRELRPTPRPHSPSSLYDADSPSLPAGAVTVRTAGDETFSDDLDNYDEAPVSSIADPLEPWNRFWFAFNDIFYLYIADPVYSFYETITPVQFRRGMANLYRHLLFPTRFVNNLLQFRFKEAGVEFGRFIINTVAGFGVVDVAKREKTIVPVDPSGEDFGQTLGRWGIGHGCYLVLPFLGPSSLRDGIGRIGDCFTDPMFYVYPWELAASSELWLRFNTLDELLPTYISLRDAAVDPYISMREAYVGYRRQQVIR from the coding sequence ATGCGCACTGATACGCTCAACGCTTCCCGCACCTGCCGCAATGCGCGGAGAAGGGCGGCGGTTCTGGTCGCGGTGGTGCTTCTGTGTCTGGGGCTGGCATGCGGCCAGGCTCTGGCCAAGCCCAATTATACCCGGGAACTCCGGCCCACTCCCCGGCCGCACAGCCCCTCTTCGCTATATGATGCGGACAGTCCGTCCCTGCCCGCCGGCGCCGTTACGGTACGGACCGCCGGGGACGAGACCTTTTCCGATGATCTGGACAATTATGACGAGGCCCCCGTATCCTCCATCGCCGATCCGCTGGAACCGTGGAACCGTTTCTGGTTTGCCTTCAATGATATTTTTTATCTGTACATAGCGGATCCGGTCTATTCCTTCTATGAGACCATCACCCCCGTGCAGTTCAGGCGGGGTATGGCAAATCTGTACCGCCACCTGCTCTTTCCCACGCGCTTTGTGAACAATCTGCTTCAATTCCGTTTCAAGGAAGCGGGGGTGGAGTTCGGTCGCTTCATTATCAACACTGTGGCCGGCTTTGGCGTGGTGGATGTGGCTAAGCGCGAGAAAACCATTGTGCCCGTGGACCCCAGCGGTGAAGACTTCGGGCAGACACTGGGGCGCTGGGGTATCGGGCATGGCTGCTATCTGGTGCTGCCTTTCCTTGGCCCCAGTTCGCTGCGGGATGGTATCGGCCGCATTGGTGACTGCTTCACGGACCCGATGTTCTATGTCTATCCCTGGGAACTGGCCGCCAGCTCGGAACTGTGGCTGCGCTTCAATACGCTGGATGAATTGCTGCCCACCTACATCAGCCTGCGCGATGCCGCTGTGGACCCGTACATCAGCATGCGCGAGGCCTATGTGGGCTATCGCCGGCAGCAGGTAATACGCTGA
- a CDS encoding ABC transporter ATP-binding protein — protein MQTDVASGTAPLLRLDRLSVTFQSDDGPLPAVEELSLDLPPAAITCLVGESGCGKSLTARAVLRLLPPQARPAGRILFKGQDLLELPESRMRPLRGRHISMIFQEPMTALNPVLTVGLQAAEPLRLHLGMSRAEARAETVRLFREVGIPAAESRYGEYPHQLSGGMRQRVMIAMALSCGPDLLLADEPTTALDATLQGQILHLIREQSEARGMAVLLITHDLSVVAQMAAHVGIMYAGHLVEYGPVADIFSHPLHPYTQGLMASAPGRAGVGVRRLPAIPGSVPPLGQRGRGCPFAPRCARAYARCHEELPAERSLDGHRLRCWLPD, from the coding sequence ATGCAGACAGACGTTGCCTCCGGCACAGCTCCCCTCCTGCGGCTGGACAGGCTGAGCGTGACCTTTCAGTCCGATGACGGCCCCCTGCCGGCCGTGGAGGAACTTTCCCTGGACCTGCCCCCGGCGGCCATCACCTGCCTGGTGGGCGAGTCCGGTTGCGGCAAGAGTCTGACGGCCCGCGCCGTCCTGCGTCTGCTTCCCCCCCAGGCCCGCCCGGCAGGGCGCATCCTCTTCAAGGGGCAGGACCTGCTGGAACTGCCCGAATCCCGCATGCGCCCCCTGCGCGGGCGGCATATTTCCATGATTTTTCAGGAACCCATGACGGCGCTGAATCCTGTGCTCACCGTGGGACTCCAGGCAGCGGAGCCGCTGCGCCTTCACCTGGGCATGAGCCGGGCCGAGGCCCGCGCCGAAACCGTGCGTCTGTTTCGGGAGGTGGGGATTCCCGCTGCGGAAAGCCGCTACGGGGAATATCCGCATCAGCTTTCCGGAGGCATGCGACAGCGCGTCATGATTGCCATGGCCCTGAGCTGCGGCCCTGATCTGCTGCTGGCCGATGAACCCACCACGGCACTGGACGCCACCCTGCAGGGGCAGATACTGCACCTCATCCGTGAGCAGAGCGAAGCCAGGGGCATGGCGGTTCTGCTCATCACCCATGATCTGTCTGTGGTGGCTCAGATGGCCGCCCACGTGGGCATCATGTACGCCGGGCATCTGGTGGAATACGGCCCCGTGGCGGACATATTCTCCCACCCCCTGCATCCCTATACCCAGGGGCTTATGGCATCGGCTCCCGGCCGGGCCGGCGTGGGCGTGCGGCGTCTGCCGGCCATTCCCGGCAGCGTACCCCCGCTTGGACAGCGGGGCCGGGGCTGCCCCTTTGCGCCCCGTTGTGCCCGGGCCTATGCCCGCTGCCATGAAGAGCTGCCCGCGGAACGCAGCCTGGACGGCCATCGGCTGCGCTGCTGGCTGCCGGACTGA